The following DNA comes from Nitrosarchaeum sp..
ACAAAATGCGTTTAATTGAAAGTTCAGCAACTGATACTCCTTTACCAAAAATTCCATACGATTCTAAAATTACTTTATCGTCCTCTAGATTTGATAAGATTTTAGGGGATGTTCAAGTTGTATCTGATTATTTGACTATTCATACATCTGATTCCAAAGCCGATTTTTCAGGAAAAGGTGATTCAGGTGAAGTTGTAATTGATCTAGAGAAAGATACAGATGAAATTGGTGAAATCTCTTCAAAAGAGGATAGTGTTGGTACCTATAGCCTCGAATATCTCAATCCTGTAGTTAAAGCAGTAGGTACTACCGCAGGTCAAATTACATGTGAATTTTCTAGTGCAAAACCTCTAAGAATTGAATTCAAAGTAGCAAACATAGGCAGAATCCACTTTTATCTGGCTCCACGAGTAGAAAGTTAAAGCATTTAAAGATTAACTGATTCAGGTACTTTGAATTGAGACTTGTAATAAAATACGGTGGAACATCAATTTCATCGGCAAAAGATATTCAAACTGTAGCAAATTATGTTAGTACGCTATCCAAACATAATGAAATAGTAATAGTCTGCTCGGCTACCAGTGGTACCACTGATGATTTAATTGAAATATCTCAATCTATAAAAAATGAGAATAAAAATAAAGCCATACAACTAGCATCAAAAATTATCAATAGACATAAACAACTTGCAAAGCAGACAATAAAAAAATCCACAATTAGAAAAAAATTATTAGAAAAATTAGATGTAGATTTTAGAGAACTTGTTGCATTAATTGAAGGAATGGTATTGTTGGGAGAAGTAACTGCCAGATCTATGGATTATTTGATCTCATTTGGAGAACGTCTTTCAATAAAATTGATCTCTTTTGCAATTAACGATTTGAATAAAAAATCAATATACCTAACAGGTAAAGAAGTCGGAATTGTCACAGATTCTAATTTTGGAGAATCTATACCGTTAATGGATACTACAAGATTAAGAGTTTCTAAAACAATCGATCAGCAATTTACCAAGAAAACAATCCCAGTAATAGGAGGTTTTACAGGAGCCGATCAACATGGACACATAACTACATTTGGTAGAGGTGGTTCAGATTATACAGCTACAATTATCGGTACATGCATCAAAGCTGATGAAATATGGTTAATGAGTGATATAGATGGATTAATGACTGCAGATCCAAAAATAGTAAAAAATGCAAAATTACTCAAAGAGGTTTCTTATGTCGAAGCAATTGAGATGGCTTTGTTTGGAGCTAAACAAATTCATCCACGCACATTTGAGCCATTATTGACAAAAAAAATTCCTATGAAGATTCGAAATTCCTTTAATGTAAAAAATGAAGGAACACTTGTAACTGATTCACCTTCAATTTCTACAAAAAATACTGTAAAATGTGTGAGCAGCATTCGTCATAATGGATTAATCGATATACGTGGTGGTAGTATGGTTGGCAATCCTGGAACTGCTGCAAAAATCTTTGCAACACTAGCCAAAGCTGGTATCAATGTAATGATGATATCTCAAAATCCCTCAGAATCTAGTATCACTATAGTAGTCAAGAATACTGATTTAGATAAAGCAGTTAATGCATTAGAAATGGAACTTTTAGGAAAAATAATTAAAAAACTAGAAGTAACTACAGATGTTGCAATTATTGCTCTAATTGGTTTAGGAATGCGAGGAACTGTAGGCGTTGCATCTAAAGTCTTTGGAGCAATCCAAAAAAATAATGTAAACGTAGCAATGATTACTCAAGGTTCATCAGAACTAAATCTTGCATTTGTTGTCAAAAATTCTGATACTAATGTGGCAGTTCAGGCTTTACATGATGCATTTGAACTGGATAAAATTAACTAGAGATAAAATCATTTAAGGGGAGCAACTTCACATGATTTCATTGAATAGATTTGTAATTATCGTAATTGTAGGAATTTTTGTTTCAGGGATTCTTACAATTTCCTTTATCTCTAACAGCTATGTTGATGCAAATTCTACTAAAAAAATTAATTTTACCAAAACTATTATTTCATCACAAGATCCAGGTCAAGGGCACGAAAATCATCAACTATCATTAATTTTATCGCCAAATGAGGGTACTCTTTATGATGGTTCTATGACATTTACATCAAATGAGCTTGTAGATGTTGTTGTTTTACACGAAATTACTAATAATGATGTCAAAGGCCAACCGACTTGGACTATTGATGGAAAAACTATCTACGCAATGTCTTTAATCGATCTTAAATCAAAATCAGATTCATTTGAATTTACTGGAGCTGCTTTGGCATTACATTCTTCTAATTCAAAAGAGTTTACTGCAACTGTAAGTGTTGACGGTTGGATTAGAGGTCAACCAACCGATGTAATTATGCAAAAAATACAAGTTGAAAAAGATCCATCATTAATGTTATCTAGAGTAAATGTAGAAGCAACTATCCCAATGCATGAAGGACTATACAAAGGAAATTCTATTTTTTATATTATAACAGATACTAGTAGAGAAGATTA
Coding sequences within:
- the pcn gene encoding proliferating cell nuclear antigen (pcna); the protein is MTFEAKTSGSDDLKAIISAISTLVEEATFVATAEGITFRGMDPSHVALIDISWPNSAFEKYECDSDIKFGVRIDEFSKLIKRADKKDSIEISISEQNMLLVTVGKNKKYKMRLIESSATDTPLPKIPYDSKITLSSSRFDKILGDVQVVSDYLTIHTSDSKADFSGKGDSGEVVIDLEKDTDEIGEISSKEDSVGTYSLEYLNPVVKAVGTTAGQITCEFSSAKPLRIEFKVANIGRIHFYLAPRVES
- a CDS encoding aspartate kinase encodes the protein MRLVIKYGGTSISSAKDIQTVANYVSTLSKHNEIVIVCSATSGTTDDLIEISQSIKNENKNKAIQLASKIINRHKQLAKQTIKKSTIRKKLLEKLDVDFRELVALIEGMVLLGEVTARSMDYLISFGERLSIKLISFAINDLNKKSIYLTGKEVGIVTDSNFGESIPLMDTTRLRVSKTIDQQFTKKTIPVIGGFTGADQHGHITTFGRGGSDYTATIIGTCIKADEIWLMSDIDGLMTADPKIVKNAKLLKEVSYVEAIEMALFGAKQIHPRTFEPLLTKKIPMKIRNSFNVKNEGTLVTDSPSISTKNTVKCVSSIRHNGLIDIRGGSMVGNPGTAAKIFATLAKAGINVMMISQNPSESSITIVVKNTDLDKAVNALEMELLGKIIKKLEVTTDVAIIALIGLGMRGTVGVASKVFGAIQKNNVNVAMITQGSSELNLAFVVKNSDTNVAVQALHDAFELDKIN